From Deltaproteobacteria bacterium, one genomic window encodes:
- a CDS encoding site-specific integrase, whose amino-acid sequence MALTDLQVRKITPKSERFELLDANGLYIRVMPTGAKTWMFRYNFHGAPRRLTLGRYPAVTLAEAREKHAHATQDIQKGIDPGAVAKEEKSKLKAVPTIEEALKEFWERELSKKKSGIETRRILEKDVAAAWGKRRVTEIKRRHIVLLLDEIEQRAPIMRNRVHGSLTRFFNFSAERGIIDDSPCTRIRKVSEKGRNRVLDDNEIKLLWKALDLGNKAVDLYAVSKLALKMILLTGQRPGEVCGMAWNEINGDNWDIPAERMKGGEPHRVPLTGMAKETIEQARPFSNNSKYVFTSPRSPLYGFKKPLKAKPKDDDSSMTSHALSRAMVRHWKDMGFETDERFTPHDLRRTVRTRLAEIGITDIVAERVLGHKLQGVLGIYNRHSYDVEKRHALSLWEKRLSLILGLSEPISNVIPLEVHHG is encoded by the coding sequence ATGGCACTTACCGATTTGCAGGTCAGAAAAATAACCCCTAAAAGTGAACGTTTTGAACTATTGGACGCAAACGGATTATACATCCGGGTAATGCCGACGGGGGCAAAAACCTGGATGTTTCGCTACAACTTCCACGGCGCTCCACGGCGGCTCACGCTGGGGAGGTATCCCGCTGTTACTTTGGCAGAGGCAAGAGAAAAGCACGCGCACGCTACTCAGGATATTCAGAAAGGTATTGATCCTGGGGCAGTAGCAAAGGAAGAGAAATCAAAGCTAAAGGCAGTTCCCACCATCGAAGAGGCATTGAAAGAATTTTGGGAAAGGGAGCTGAGCAAAAAGAAATCGGGCATAGAGACCCGGCGGATTCTTGAAAAGGACGTCGCAGCGGCCTGGGGGAAGCGACGCGTTACAGAAATCAAGCGTCGGCATATAGTTTTGCTACTTGATGAAATCGAACAACGGGCACCGATTATGCGAAACCGCGTTCACGGCTCATTAACGCGTTTTTTCAATTTCTCTGCCGAGCGTGGTATCATTGATGATTCACCCTGCACCAGAATCCGTAAAGTTTCAGAAAAGGGCCGTAACCGCGTATTGGATGACAATGAAATTAAACTCTTGTGGAAGGCGCTTGACCTTGGAAATAAGGCCGTCGATTTGTACGCCGTCAGTAAGTTGGCCTTAAAAATGATCCTGTTGACCGGCCAGAGACCCGGCGAAGTTTGCGGCATGGCTTGGAATGAAATCAATGGTGATAATTGGGATATACCAGCAGAACGCATGAAGGGGGGAGAACCGCACAGAGTACCCCTAACAGGCATGGCAAAAGAGACTATTGAACAGGCGCGGCCATTTAGCAATAATAGTAAGTATGTTTTCACATCGCCAAGAAGCCCGCTCTATGGCTTCAAAAAGCCCCTGAAAGCAAAACCAAAGGATGATGATTCATCCATGACCTCACATGCCCTCTCAAGGGCAATGGTGCGCCATTGGAAAGATATGGGATTCGAAACAGATGAACGATTCACACCCCATGATTTGCGCAGGACAGTAAGGACACGTTTGGCTGAAATCGGTATAACGGATATTGTCGCGGAGCGCGTCCTGGGGCATAAACTCCAAGGCGTCCTGGGAATATATAACCGGCACAGCTACGACGTAGAGAAGCGCCATGCCCTGAGC
- a CDS encoding TRAP transporter substrate-binding protein, whose product MKKLMSLFLVVVFLALASHSVAVAADAIKLKAANYLPVTHKMSVLTAWYCEEVKKRTNGRVEITYYPGGTLLNPVKMYDGVATGIADMGVSHISYTRGRFPVMEVFEQPHGFPSGWVATQVTSDFYNKYKPKEWSDVEVLYINTSGPLIVQTVNKPVKTLDDLKGLKIRATGQMSDVVKALGAVPIPLEMPDVYDSLRRNVIDGITVDMSTLKYWKFAEVVKNVTADWQLGTGYTFYFVINAKKWNALPEDIKKIMKEVALETKEKQAALWNEMDIEGRDVFKTAGGQLYMLPDAEAAKWIAAVQPIFAGYKKTMVGKGFKEAEVDGWLSYIKERITYWKAEEKKRGVAAPFN is encoded by the coding sequence ATGAAAAAGTTGATGTCATTGTTTTTGGTAGTAGTTTTTCTTGCTTTAGCATCCCACTCAGTTGCTGTTGCCGCCGATGCGATCAAGCTGAAGGCCGCCAACTACCTGCCCGTGACCCACAAGATGTCTGTTTTGACTGCCTGGTATTGCGAAGAAGTCAAGAAGCGCACCAATGGACGGGTGGAGATTACATATTATCCGGGCGGTACGCTGCTCAACCCGGTCAAGATGTATGACGGCGTTGCCACCGGTATTGCCGATATGGGCGTCTCTCATATCTCCTATACACGGGGCCGCTTCCCGGTTATGGAGGTCTTTGAACAGCCCCACGGTTTTCCGAGCGGCTGGGTGGCAACACAGGTGACAAGCGATTTCTACAACAAGTACAAGCCCAAGGAATGGAGCGATGTAGAGGTTCTCTACATTAACACCTCGGGGCCATTGATTGTCCAGACGGTCAACAAACCCGTCAAGACTCTGGATGATTTGAAAGGCCTTAAAATCAGAGCTACCGGGCAGATGAGCGACGTCGTCAAGGCATTGGGCGCGGTTCCGATTCCCCTGGAAATGCCGGATGTCTACGATTCGTTGCGCAGGAACGTCATTGATGGCATTACCGTGGACATGTCCACCCTCAAGTACTGGAAGTTTGCCGAAGTGGTGAAAAACGTAACGGCAGATTGGCAGTTGGGCACTGGCTATACCTTCTACTTTGTGATCAACGCGAAAAAATGGAATGCCCTGCCCGAAGACATTAAGAAGATCATGAAAGAGGTGGCCCTGGAAACGAAAGAGAAACAGGCTGCCCTGTGGAATGAGATGGATATAGAAGGCAGAGACGTCTTCAAGACCGCGGGCGGACAGCTTTATATGCTTCCCGATGCCGAGGCGGCAAAATGGATAGCGGCTGTGCAACCGATCTTTGCCGGGTATAAGAAAACCATGGTCGGCAAGGGCTTCAAAGAAGCGGAAGTTGACGGCTGGCTTAGCTACATCAAGGAACGTATCACCTACTGGAAAGCAGAAGAGAAGAAAAGAGGGGTAGCCGCGCCTTTCAATTAA
- a CDS encoding dihydropteroate synthase: MLIIAERINTSRRQIAEAVTAGDRTFIQKEATAQTEAGAHYIDVNAGTFADAEGEKLAWIIEAVQEVTELPLSIDSPSPAVMRAMLTLVKKTPLINSITLESSRIGGILPLVVERKAKVIALCLAEQGLAETTAKKVELAGRLIDKLSGAGVPIDDIYIDPLVYPLAVNPGSAQATLGAIGAITRNFPGVHTICGLTNVSYGLPARKLINRTFLAAAITQGLDAAIIDPTDKLLYAMLKAATLVAGKDSFCRDYIRTFREGRLE; this comes from the coding sequence ATGCTGATTATTGCGGAAAGAATCAATACGTCGCGGCGGCAGATTGCGGAGGCCGTTACTGCCGGAGACCGAACCTTCATTCAGAAAGAGGCAACGGCGCAGACCGAGGCCGGGGCCCATTATATTGATGTCAATGCGGGCACTTTTGCTGATGCCGAAGGCGAAAAACTGGCCTGGATCATCGAGGCTGTCCAGGAGGTGACGGAGCTGCCGCTCTCGATTGACAGTCCAAGTCCGGCCGTCATGCGGGCCATGCTCACGCTGGTAAAGAAGACGCCGCTGATCAATTCCATTACCCTGGAATCCTCGCGGATCGGGGGGATACTGCCACTCGTCGTTGAGCGGAAAGCCAAGGTCATTGCCCTCTGTCTGGCGGAGCAGGGGTTGGCTGAGACGACCGCCAAGAAAGTGGAATTGGCCGGACGATTGATAGATAAACTGTCCGGCGCCGGTGTGCCCATAGATGACATCTATATAGATCCCCTCGTCTATCCGCTGGCGGTCAATCCTGGATCGGCGCAGGCAACGCTGGGAGCCATCGGTGCGATCACCAGGAATTTTCCCGGGGTCCACACCATCTGCGGCCTGACGAATGTCTCCTACGGCCTGCCGGCAAGAAAACTGATCAACCGGACGTTTCTCGCGGCGGCGATTACGCAGGGGCTGGATGCGGCGATCATTGATCCCACGGACAAGCTCCTCTACGCCATGCTCAAGGCAGCGACCCTTGTGGCCGGCAAGGACAGCTTTTGCCGGGATTACATTCGCACCTTCCGCGAGGGTCGTCTGGAATAA
- a CDS encoding fused MFS/spermidine synthase: MNDRRPPDADLLRTLPVLTILFCLFYLLIPTPLGAETKVLYEGDSIYNHVQIKQDAQEKCMLFGRYSDQRQTCLNTAQPDLSVFEYTGMMFVGFLFHPETRDVALIGLGGGYVPTVFNLHLPAVRLDTVEIDPLVYTLAQKYFSLKTTAMQTIIVNDGRQYLKKTDRRYDQIWVDAFNTDYIPIHITTKEFLQLAKSRLTKSGLVLQNVHNTNKLFDAHVATFRAVFSQVYIFNGRNSGNSIIVGADQPLFVPPRFQQPAKKRLRIGAIDLAAEAEKYVPEPDIVPVAVLTDDFNPANLLLHQEH, encoded by the coding sequence ATGAATGATCGTAGGCCCCCGGATGCAGATCTGTTGCGTACCTTGCCGGTGCTGACCATTCTGTTTTGCTTGTTTTATTTGCTCATCCCGACGCCGCTGGGAGCCGAGACGAAGGTTCTGTACGAGGGAGATTCAATCTACAATCACGTCCAGATCAAGCAGGACGCCCAGGAAAAATGCATGCTGTTCGGTCGTTACAGCGACCAGCGTCAGACCTGCCTGAATACGGCCCAGCCTGATCTGTCCGTTTTTGAATACACCGGCATGATGTTCGTGGGTTTTTTGTTCCACCCGGAAACAAGGGATGTGGCTCTGATCGGACTAGGCGGCGGTTATGTGCCGACGGTTTTCAATCTGCACCTGCCTGCGGTCCGGCTGGACACGGTCGAGATTGACCCGCTCGTGTATACGCTGGCGCAGAAGTATTTTTCCCTCAAAACGACGGCGATGCAAACGATTATTGTCAATGATGGTCGTCAATATCTCAAGAAAACTGACCGGCGCTATGATCAGATCTGGGTTGACGCCTTCAACACGGATTACATCCCGATTCATATAACGACCAAGGAGTTTCTACAACTGGCCAAATCCAGGCTGACAAAAAGCGGCCTTGTTTTGCAGAACGTGCATAACACCAATAAACTTTTCGATGCGCATGTCGCGACTTTCCGGGCGGTCTTCTCGCAGGTCTATATCTTTAACGGCCGGAACAGCGGCAATTCCATCATCGTGGGCGCCGACCAGCCGTTGTTTGTGCCGCCCAGGTTTCAACAGCCTGCCAAAAAGAGGCTGCGGATCGGAGCGATAGATCTTGCCGCGGAGGCGGAGAAATATGTTCCGGAACCGGACATCGTACCGGTGGCGGTGCTGACGGATGATTTTAATCCGGCCAATCTCCTGCTCCATCAGGAACATTAA
- a CDS encoding Xaa-Pro peptidase family protein, translating into MWKSLLTSDLTPPDEIAARIEKFRKAMEREGINFAVILQNVDLFYFTGTSQKGILVIAVDKDPVFFVEKGLVRAAHETPLAITRIGKDKEVKDILTDKGILKGRGGMELDVLPVMAFERWKSILGHDGLADISPSIRDLRLVKSAFEIEQVKKSGEIIDHVFEKAKSVVREGRREVDIAAILESEGRMHGHQGLLRMRGFNQEMMNIYITHGISGTVVSGNDVPISGTGVTHAVAQGPSVNKVRRNNPLLIDYGGGYNGYITDETRAYVVGELKEKFAKAHAVAREIIEETMSFAREGVNAPEIFRKALDRAKRAKLEEHFMGYGEGQVGFLGHGLGLEINELPVLTPRHDVILKEGMVFAIEPKFIFPDEGAIGIEVDFIVRQNCLERVTDTPLDVVQVGAPQPGESACRCKDE; encoded by the coding sequence ATGTGGAAAAGTTTGCTCACAAGTGATTTAACGCCGCCGGATGAGATAGCAGCGCGGATAGAAAAGTTCAGGAAAGCAATGGAGAGGGAGGGTATCAACTTTGCCGTTATTTTGCAGAACGTTGACCTCTTCTATTTTACGGGTACCTCGCAGAAAGGCATTCTTGTTATTGCTGTTGATAAAGATCCGGTATTTTTTGTTGAAAAAGGTCTTGTCAGGGCAGCCCATGAGACACCCCTGGCGATTACCCGCATAGGGAAGGACAAGGAGGTGAAGGATATTCTCACCGACAAAGGGATACTGAAGGGCAGGGGAGGGATGGAGCTCGATGTGCTTCCTGTTATGGCCTTTGAGAGGTGGAAAAGCATCCTCGGCCATGACGGATTGGCGGATATTTCGCCCTCCATAAGGGATTTACGGTTAGTGAAAAGTGCTTTTGAAATAGAGCAGGTCAAAAAGTCCGGAGAAATTATTGATCATGTTTTTGAGAAGGCAAAGAGCGTGGTAAGAGAGGGCAGGCGTGAGGTGGATATTGCGGCGATCCTCGAATCGGAAGGAAGGATGCACGGTCATCAGGGCCTCCTGAGAATGCGGGGATTTAATCAGGAGATGATGAATATCTACATTACCCACGGAATTTCCGGAACCGTCGTCTCTGGCAACGATGTCCCTATTTCCGGCACCGGTGTGACCCATGCCGTTGCCCAGGGGCCATCGGTGAATAAAGTGCGGAGAAACAATCCGCTGCTAATTGATTATGGCGGCGGCTATAACGGTTATATTACTGATGAAACAAGGGCTTATGTAGTGGGTGAGCTTAAGGAAAAATTTGCCAAGGCGCACGCGGTAGCACGGGAGATTATCGAAGAGACGATGAGCTTTGCCAGGGAGGGGGTGAATGCCCCGGAAATCTTCAGAAAGGCGCTGGACAGGGCTAAGAGGGCGAAGTTAGAAGAACATTTTATGGGATACGGTGAAGGGCAGGTTGGCTTTCTGGGCCACGGCCTTGGTCTGGAGATCAATGAACTTCCGGTGCTAACACCCCGGCATGATGTTATCCTAAAGGAGGGCATGGTCTTTGCCATCGAGCCGAAATTTATTTTTCCTGACGAGGGCGCTATCGGTATCGAGGTAGATTTTATTGTCAGGCAAAATTGCCTGGAAAGGGTAACTGATACACCGCTTGATGTAGTCCAGGTTGGCGCCCCTCAACCCGGTGAATCTGCCTGCCGGTGTAAAGATGAATGA
- a CDS encoding fused MFS/spermidine synthase, translating to MAIVYVMLTGMLVLFGAAVMSLEILASNLMSPYFGGSIYIWGSIISSFMLHFSAGYVLGGYLCKRTERVYPLAFLLVVASVWVMFIPQIHPPAGEFVSSRIEDVRYGSLVAMNIIFFLPVTIMAMVSPYIIGILSLHQKTSGLSAGLVLFISTVGSFLGTNATAFYLINLFPVSVIVRGIGAACLIFSCLTLFLGLDRRLRF from the coding sequence ATGGCGATTGTATATGTAATGCTCACGGGAATGCTGGTGCTGTTCGGCGCTGCGGTCATGAGCCTCGAGATCCTCGCCTCCAATCTCATGTCGCCCTATTTCGGCGGCTCCATTTATATCTGGGGCAGCATCATCAGCTCCTTCATGCTCCATTTCTCCGCCGGATATGTGTTGGGCGGCTATCTCTGCAAGCGGACGGAAAGGGTATATCCTCTTGCCTTCCTCCTTGTGGTCGCATCGGTGTGGGTAATGTTCATCCCGCAAATACATCCGCCGGCCGGTGAATTTGTATCGAGCCGGATTGAGGATGTGCGCTACGGCTCGCTCGTGGCGATGAACATCATCTTCTTTCTGCCCGTTACCATTATGGCGATGGTCTCTCCCTACATCATCGGGATCCTGTCTTTGCACCAAAAGACATCCGGCCTGAGCGCCGGCCTGGTGCTCTTTATTTCGACGGTGGGGTCTTTTCTGGGAACCAACGCCACCGCGTTTTATCTCATCAATCTTTTTCCCGTCTCCGTAATCGTGCGCGGCATAGGCGCCGCCTGCCTGATTTTTTCTTGTCTGACGCTGTTTCTGGGGCTCGATAGGCGGCTGCGATTCTGA
- a CDS encoding TRAP transporter large permease: MNETMVGITALALLLVLFSTGIELGFAMALVGTVGFAYLNSFDSAINLLSRDVYDVITNYGYTVFPLFILMGQIGLNAGIAVRLYNSAHKFVGHIPGGLAMATVLGATGFKAICGSSAATSATFAGVAIPEMDRYGYDKRLSTGIVAVVGTLGVIIPPSVTLIIFGIITEQSIGRLFVAGIIPGLVIALFFLGIIYGWAKINPAIAPSSERSTWGERIRSLPEVLWVFLVFMLVVGGIMQGFFTPTEAGAVGTFAVLLLALVKRDMTWNKYIKSLKEALRTAIMILMLIAGSAILGHFIAITNIPQNVADWVVVLPIDRYLILFLICIIYLIGGSFIDDLTFMILATPIFYPAVLKLGFNPIWFGILLGVVLMIGVVIPPVAICVFVVKNITKVPMSTIYKGAAPFLIALALMWALLLVFPQLALWLPSVLFS; encoded by the coding sequence ATGAATGAGACGATGGTAGGGATTACCGCTCTGGCATTACTCCTGGTGCTTTTCTCCACGGGCATAGAGTTGGGTTTTGCCATGGCCCTGGTCGGTACCGTTGGTTTTGCCTATCTGAACAGTTTTGATAGCGCCATCAATCTTCTTTCCCGGGATGTCTATGACGTTATAACAAATTACGGGTATACCGTTTTCCCGCTTTTTATTCTCATGGGACAAATCGGGCTTAATGCGGGCATAGCGGTAAGACTCTACAACTCTGCGCATAAGTTTGTCGGTCATATTCCCGGCGGGCTGGCCATGGCCACCGTCCTGGGAGCGACCGGCTTCAAGGCCATTTGCGGCTCCTCGGCAGCCACGTCGGCCACCTTTGCTGGCGTCGCCATCCCGGAGATGGACCGGTATGGCTATGACAAGCGGCTTTCCACGGGTATTGTAGCTGTCGTGGGAACCCTGGGCGTTATCATCCCGCCGAGCGTTACCCTCATCATCTTCGGCATTATCACGGAGCAGTCAATCGGGCGGCTCTTCGTTGCGGGCATTATTCCGGGGCTCGTTATCGCCCTTTTTTTCCTCGGCATTATTTACGGATGGGCAAAGATCAATCCCGCCATCGCGCCAAGCTCCGAACGCTCTACCTGGGGGGAGAGGATACGTTCCCTCCCGGAAGTGCTCTGGGTCTTCCTCGTTTTTATGCTCGTCGTGGGCGGAATCATGCAGGGCTTTTTCACGCCCACGGAAGCCGGCGCCGTCGGCACGTTTGCCGTCCTTCTGCTGGCGCTCGTGAAACGAGACATGACCTGGAATAAATACATCAAATCGCTCAAAGAGGCCCTGCGCACCGCCATTATGATACTGATGCTGATTGCGGGGTCGGCCATCCTCGGCCATTTTATTGCTATTACCAACATCCCGCAAAATGTTGCCGACTGGGTCGTCGTCCTGCCCATAGACCGCTATCTGATCCTGTTTCTGATCTGCATAATATATTTAATCGGGGGGTCTTTTATTGATGATCTGACCTTTATGATTCTGGCCACTCCCATCTTCTATCCCGCAGTGCTTAAACTCGGCTTCAATCCAATCTGGTTCGGGATTCTGCTGGGCGTGGTGCTGATGATCGGTGTCGTCATCCCCCCGGTTGCCATCTGTGTTTTCGTGGTAAAAAATATTACCAAGGTGCCCATGAGCACAATATATAAAGGCGCGGCGCCATTTTTGATCGCTCTGGCTCTCATGTGGGCTCTGCTGCTTGTTTTTCCACAATTGGCTCTCTGGTTGCCATCTGTTTTGTTCTCGTAG
- a CDS encoding TRAP transporter small permease: MGKASNSLKFICNVMNYVAGIALTVMMSLTVLDVILRAVGRPFVGTFEVVSLLMGIVISFGIPQVSLDRGHVYMEFLIERFSKRNRKLMNTLTRVLCLALFVAIGYNMINIGARYHASGEVSPTIKIPFFPLAYAVAVCCFIECWVFLTDIVRVWRGDYE, encoded by the coding sequence ATGGGCAAAGCTTCCAACTCATTAAAGTTTATATGTAATGTTATGAATTATGTAGCCGGCATAGCCCTCACGGTAATGATGTCGCTGACCGTTCTCGATGTTATTCTCCGGGCGGTCGGTCGTCCTTTCGTCGGGACTTTCGAGGTTGTGTCGCTATTAATGGGGATAGTGATCAGCTTCGGCATTCCCCAGGTTTCATTGGACCGGGGACATGTTTACATGGAGTTCCTGATCGAGAGATTTTCCAAGAGAAACAGGAAGTTGATGAATACGCTGACGCGCGTGCTGTGTCTGGCTCTCTTTGTCGCCATCGGATATAACATGATCAACATCGGGGCCAGATATCACGCTTCCGGTGAAGTATCGCCCACCATCAAGATACCTTTCTTCCCTCTCGCGTATGCCGTGGCGGTCTGTTGTTTCATTGAATGCTGGGTTTTTCTTACCGACATCGTGAGGGTCTGGAGGGGCGACTATGAATGA
- a CDS encoding ASKHA domain-containing protein yields MKKFHVIFQPSGKRGEVSEGKTISEASRELGVEIESICGGAKSCGKCKVKIARGAIAPYGEASLPEHISPFQEEEGKFIQPHEQADGYRLACAAQIRGDVLILVPEESSGGQQVVRKGAGERLFHLNPAVACHVVELSAPTFQDPRGDFDRLKEALIQNHQVSPLLDIDYPSLLKLPAVLRQGNWTVTIAVWMEKEIIGVKPGKADDDVCGLAVDVGTTSVAAYLCRLKSGRLIATETMMNPQVAYGEDVMSRISYAMNHPGGLETLHHSIIEGLNRLVQTMTEKTGVSSEDIVEMTVVGNTVMHHFLFGINPVYLGAPPFPPVIQRAINIKARDLGLKIAPSANVYSPPLAAGFVGADTVGVLIAERPDRKQKMVLIIDVGTNGELVLGNREKLVATSCATGPALEGACITFGMRAAPGAIERIRIDPETFEVNFKVIGRDLGSRNVEPRVSAEPGAQGICGSGIIDGIAELFRTGAIDTTGRFNKNIASPRFRMKGGSPEFVIAWQHETSLGNDITITQGDVRNVQLAKGALYAGAKMLMRRLGIKKIDQVILAGAFGSCLDPTAAMIIGMFPDCDLKNVCAVGNAAGDGARLVLLDRKKRREAEKIAARVEYVELTIEAGFQKEFLNSMYFPHQQDDFPHLRGIVRD; encoded by the coding sequence ATGAAGAAATTCCACGTCATCTTCCAGCCCTCCGGCAAACGGGGTGAGGTCTCGGAGGGAAAGACGATTAGCGAGGCCTCCCGGGAATTGGGGGTGGAGATCGAATCCATCTGCGGGGGAGCAAAAAGTTGTGGAAAGTGCAAGGTTAAAATAGCAAGAGGCGCCATCGCTCCGTATGGAGAGGCATCGCTGCCTGAACATATCTCCCCCTTTCAGGAAGAAGAAGGAAAATTCATTCAGCCGCATGAACAGGCCGATGGTTACCGGCTGGCCTGCGCTGCTCAAATCAGGGGAGACGTTCTGATCCTTGTCCCGGAGGAAAGCAGCGGGGGACAGCAGGTGGTGCGCAAGGGAGCCGGCGAGAGATTGTTTCACCTGAACCCCGCGGTTGCTTGCCACGTGGTCGAACTCTCCGCTCCCACGTTTCAGGATCCCCGCGGAGATTTCGACCGGCTAAAAGAGGCCCTGATTCAAAATCACCAGGTGTCTCCTTTGCTGGATATAGACTATCCGTCCCTCTTGAAGCTTCCGGCTGTTTTAAGGCAGGGGAACTGGACGGTCACGATTGCCGTCTGGATGGAGAAGGAGATAATCGGCGTCAAACCGGGGAAGGCGGATGATGACGTCTGTGGCCTTGCGGTGGATGTGGGCACAACGTCCGTCGCCGCCTATCTTTGCCGGCTCAAAAGCGGCAGGTTGATCGCCACCGAAACGATGATGAATCCCCAGGTCGCCTATGGCGAAGATGTCATGTCCCGAATCAGCTATGCCATGAATCACCCCGGGGGCCTGGAAACGCTGCACCATTCGATTATCGAAGGATTAAACCGGTTGGTGCAAACGATGACGGAGAAAACGGGAGTCTCTTCCGAGGATATCGTCGAGATGACAGTCGTCGGCAATACCGTGATGCACCATTTTCTGTTCGGGATCAATCCGGTGTATCTGGGAGCCCCCCCCTTTCCTCCGGTTATCCAGAGAGCAATAAATATCAAGGCCCGGGATCTCGGTCTGAAGATCGCCCCATCTGCCAATGTTTACAGTCCGCCCTTGGCGGCAGGCTTCGTGGGCGCGGATACCGTCGGCGTTCTTATTGCGGAGAGACCTGACCGAAAGCAGAAGATGGTTCTCATCATTGATGTGGGGACAAACGGAGAATTGGTCTTGGGAAACAGGGAAAAACTGGTCGCGACTTCCTGCGCCACCGGTCCTGCTCTTGAGGGCGCCTGTATCACGTTTGGCATGAGAGCGGCCCCGGGCGCAATTGAAAGGATCAGAATTGATCCGGAGACATTTGAGGTTAATTTTAAAGTCATCGGCAGGGATTTGGGGAGCAGAAACGTAGAACCGCGCGTCTCTGCCGAGCCCGGGGCGCAAGGAATCTGCGGTTCAGGGATCATTGATGGAATAGCCGAGTTGTTCCGAACCGGCGCCATTGATACAACCGGACGTTTCAACAAAAACATTGCTTCTCCCCGCTTCCGGATGAAAGGGGGAAGCCCCGAGTTTGTCATCGCCTGGCAGCACGAAACTTCGCTTGGAAACGATATCACCATTACCCAGGGTGATGTAAGAAACGTCCAATTGGCCAAAGGTGCTCTCTATGCCGGGGCAAAAATGCTGATGCGCCGGTTGGGCATCAAAAAAATAGACCAGGTGATTCTGGCGGGGGCCTTTGGAAGTTGCCTTGATCCGACAGCAGCCATGATCATCGGCATGTTCCCGGATTGTGACCTGAAAAATGTTTGTGCCGTCGGCAATGCCGCCGGAGACGGCGCCCGGCTGGTGCTGTTAGACAGGAAGAAAAGGCGGGAAGCGGAAAAAATAGCCGCCCGGGTGGAGTATGTGGAACTCACCATCGAAGCAGGATTTCAAAAAGAATTTCTGAATTCGATGTATTTCCCTCATCAGCAAGACGACTTCCCCCATCTGCGGGGCATAGTCCGGGATTAA